In a genomic window of Bordetella petrii:
- a CDS encoding ABC transporter substrate-binding protein produces the protein MLPAAHAKNAAPPIRIGEINSYKAIPAFLAPYKKGWQLALEQINAQGGVLGRPLQVIWRDDNGNPGDSVRAAQELITREKVDLLFGGFLSHTGLALADFAKQRKVFFLAAEPLTDKITWHDGNRYTYRLRPSTWMHVAALAPKALALRKQRWALVYPNYEYGQSAVATFKAMMTSFQPNIEFVAEQAVPLGKIDAGAVVQALADAKPDAIFNVLFAADLTRFVREGNTRGLFENRAVVSLLTGEPEYLEPLGADSPTDWIVTGYPWYAIDTPEHKAFAEAYRKRYNETPKVGSVVGYASLMSIAAGLKRAGSTDTEKLVDAFAGLQVDTPFGPVTYRAIDHQSTMGVFVGVTALQDGQGIMKDFSYLDGSRLQPPDQYVRQLRPAP, from the coding sequence ATGCTGCCCGCGGCCCACGCCAAGAACGCAGCCCCGCCCATCCGCATCGGCGAAATCAACAGCTACAAGGCAATTCCCGCCTTTCTCGCCCCCTACAAGAAGGGCTGGCAACTGGCGCTGGAACAGATCAACGCCCAAGGCGGTGTGCTGGGGCGCCCCTTGCAGGTCATCTGGCGCGACGACAACGGCAATCCGGGCGATTCGGTGCGCGCCGCACAGGAGCTGATCACCCGCGAAAAAGTCGACCTGCTGTTCGGCGGCTTTCTGTCGCACACCGGCCTGGCGCTGGCCGATTTCGCCAAGCAACGCAAAGTGTTCTTCCTGGCGGCCGAACCCCTGACCGACAAGATCACGTGGCATGACGGCAACCGCTACACCTACCGGCTGCGCCCCTCCACCTGGATGCACGTGGCGGCGCTGGCGCCCAAGGCCCTGGCGCTGCGCAAGCAGCGCTGGGCGCTGGTGTACCCGAACTACGAATACGGGCAGTCCGCCGTGGCCACCTTCAAGGCCATGATGACCTCGTTCCAGCCGAACATCGAATTCGTCGCCGAACAAGCGGTGCCGCTGGGCAAGATCGACGCCGGCGCGGTCGTGCAGGCGCTGGCCGACGCCAAGCCCGATGCCATATTCAACGTGCTGTTCGCCGCCGACCTGACCCGCTTCGTGCGCGAAGGCAATACGCGCGGCCTGTTCGAAAACCGCGCGGTGGTGTCGCTGCTGACCGGCGAACCCGAATACCTCGAGCCCCTGGGCGCCGACAGCCCCACGGACTGGATCGTCACCGGCTACCCCTGGTACGCCATCGACACGCCCGAGCACAAAGCCTTCGCCGAGGCCTACCGCAAGCGCTACAACGAAACGCCCAAGGTCGGTTCGGTGGTGGGCTATGCCTCGCTGATGTCGATCGCGGCAGGCCTGAAGCGGGCCGGCAGCACCGACACCGAGAAACTGGTCGACGCGTTCGCCGGCCTGCAGGTCGACACGCCCTTCGGCCCGGTCACTTACCGCGCCATCGACCACCAGTCGACCATGGGCGTGTTCGTGGGCGTAACCGCGCTGCAAGACGGCCAGGGCATCATGAAAGACTTCTCTTACCTTGATGGCAGCCGCCTGCAGCCGCCCGACCAGTACGTGCGGCAACTGCGCCCCGCGCCCTGA
- a CDS encoding ABC transporter permease — protein MNLTGLLLQLLNGLADASALFLVAAGLSLIFGVTRIVNFAHGSFYMLGVYLACTLTAWLGGSALGYWAALPLAALAVGGLGAAIEILVLRRIYHAPELFQLLATFALVLIIGDAALALWGPADLFAARAPGLGGAVEILGRRFPQYDLLLIALGPLVLGLLWLLLMRTRWGRLLRAAAENRSMLAALGVNQAWLFTSAFALGAFLAGLGGAMAAPRTPATLGLDLEIIASAFVVVVVGGLGSVPGAFLAALLICLAKAVFVYAGQTQIGPWTFNLSKLTLVAEFAVMAVVLVLRPWGLLGKPPEPAGAAAAVARPLAPASRRVRLAYGALLLALLALPLATAAWPYLTVLFTEILIAALFAASLHFLIGPAGMTSFGHAAWFGLGAYGAALLLKLAALPMEAALLAGPLAAALGALLFGWFCVRLSGVYLAMLTLAVAQILWALVYQWDSVTGGSNGLIGLWPSDWLSSGLAYYYASLALCAAGIAWLRRLVFSPLGYALRGARDSALRAQAIGIDVQRVQWAGFTAAAMAAGLAGSLYAFSKGSIAPDVLGVGRSVDGLVMVLLGGVQALAGPLAGAAAYTWLQDTAARLTEYWHAVLGLAVLALVMARPDGLAGIARRNPAGAP, from the coding sequence ATGAACCTCACCGGCCTGCTGCTGCAGCTGCTCAACGGGCTGGCCGACGCCAGCGCGTTGTTCCTGGTGGCCGCCGGGTTGTCGCTGATCTTCGGCGTCACCCGGATCGTCAACTTCGCCCACGGGTCTTTCTACATGCTGGGCGTGTACCTGGCCTGCACGCTCACCGCGTGGCTGGGCGGCTCGGCGCTGGGTTATTGGGCCGCGCTGCCGCTGGCGGCCCTGGCCGTGGGCGGACTGGGCGCCGCCATCGAAATACTGGTCCTGCGGCGCATCTACCACGCGCCCGAGCTTTTCCAGCTGCTGGCCACGTTCGCGCTGGTCCTGATCATCGGCGACGCGGCCCTCGCGCTGTGGGGCCCCGCCGATCTGTTCGCCGCGCGCGCCCCCGGGCTGGGCGGCGCCGTCGAGATCCTGGGCCGGCGCTTTCCGCAGTATGACCTGTTGCTGATCGCGCTGGGCCCGCTGGTGCTGGGCCTGCTGTGGCTGCTGCTGATGCGCACCCGCTGGGGCCGGCTGCTGCGGGCCGCGGCCGAAAACCGCAGCATGCTGGCGGCGCTGGGCGTGAACCAGGCATGGCTGTTCACCTCGGCGTTCGCGCTGGGCGCGTTCCTGGCCGGGCTGGGCGGCGCCATGGCGGCGCCGCGCACGCCCGCCACGCTCGGACTCGACCTCGAAATCATAGCCAGCGCCTTCGTGGTCGTGGTGGTGGGCGGGCTGGGCTCGGTGCCCGGCGCATTCCTGGCCGCCCTGCTGATCTGCCTGGCCAAGGCCGTGTTCGTATATGCCGGCCAAACCCAGATCGGCCCCTGGACGTTCAACCTGTCCAAGCTCACGCTGGTGGCCGAGTTCGCGGTCATGGCGGTCGTGCTGGTGCTGCGGCCCTGGGGCCTGCTCGGCAAGCCGCCCGAGCCCGCCGGCGCGGCCGCGGCCGTCGCGCGGCCATTGGCGCCCGCCTCGCGGCGCGTGCGGCTGGCCTACGGCGCGCTGCTGCTCGCCTTGCTGGCCCTGCCGCTCGCCACGGCCGCCTGGCCCTACCTGACCGTGCTATTCACTGAAATCCTGATCGCCGCGTTGTTCGCGGCCAGCCTGCACTTCCTGATCGGCCCGGCCGGCATGACCTCGTTCGGACATGCCGCCTGGTTCGGGCTGGGCGCTTACGGCGCGGCCTTGTTGCTGAAGCTGGCGGCGCTGCCCATGGAGGCCGCGCTGCTGGCCGGCCCGCTGGCGGCCGCACTGGGCGCCCTGTTGTTCGGCTGGTTCTGCGTGCGGCTGTCGGGCGTCTACCTGGCCATGCTGACGCTGGCGGTGGCGCAGATCCTGTGGGCTCTGGTCTACCAATGGGACAGCGTCACTGGCGGCAGCAACGGGCTCATCGGCCTGTGGCCCTCCGACTGGCTGAGCAGCGGCCTGGCCTATTACTACGCCAGCCTGGCCCTGTGCGCAGCCGGCATCGCCTGGCTGCGGCGTCTGGTGTTCTCGCCGCTGGGCTATGCTCTGCGCGGCGCGCGCGACTCGGCGCTGCGCGCACAGGCCATTGGCATCGACGTGCAGCGCGTGCAATGGGCCGGCTTCACCGCCGCCGCCATGGCCGCCGGCCTGGCCGGCTCGCTGTACGCGTTTTCCAAGGGCAGCATCGCGCCCGACGTGCTGGGCGTGGGCCGCTCGGTCGACGGGCTGGTCATGGTGCTGCTGGGCGGCGTGCAGGCGCTGGCCGGCCCGTTGGCTGGCGCGGCCGCCTACACCTGGCTGCAAGACACCGCCGCGCGCCTGACCGAATACTGGCACGCCGTACTGGGCCTGGCGGTGCTGGCGCTCGTGATGGCGCGGCCTGACGGCCTGGCCGGCATCGCACGGCGCAATCCCGCAGGTGCGCCATGA
- the rpmG gene encoding 50S ribosomal protein L33: MAKGIREKIKLESTAGTGHFYTTTKNKRNMPEKMLIKKFDPVARKHVDYKETKLK, from the coding sequence ATGGCCAAAGGTATCCGCGAAAAAATCAAGCTCGAGTCCACCGCCGGCACGGGCCACTTCTACACCACCACCAAAAACAAGCGCAACATGCCCGAAAAGATGCTGATCAAGAAATTTGATCCGGTCGCTCGCAAGCATGTCGACTACAAAGAAACCAAGCTGAAGTAA
- a CDS encoding ABC transporter ATP-binding protein: MNPSGLSSSGLPINARARRDGTPGRPPLLQVRGLRKSFGGIQALDGVSFTLPAGHMLALIGPNGAGKSTCFNALSGQMRPDAGSVLLGGRELVGLRPQQIWRQGVGRTFQTAATFRSMSARENVQTALLARDRRLFDGWRRADRHGADEALALLEQVGMASQAQRPCGELAYGDVKRVELAMALAHAPRLLLMDEPTAGMAAAERHALMRLTRSLADTRGIAVLFTEHSLDVVFQHADRIVVLVRGQVLADDAPAAIAADARVKAAYLGSEPVDAGA, encoded by the coding sequence ATGAACCCGTCCGGCCTTTCCTCGTCCGGCCTTCCCATTAACGCGCGCGCGCGGCGCGACGGCACGCCTGGCAGGCCGCCGCTGCTGCAAGTGCGCGGGCTGCGCAAGTCATTCGGCGGCATCCAGGCGCTGGACGGCGTTTCGTTCACCTTGCCGGCCGGCCACATGCTGGCGCTCATCGGCCCCAACGGCGCCGGCAAGTCCACCTGCTTCAATGCACTGAGCGGGCAGATGCGCCCCGACGCCGGCTCGGTGCTGCTCGGCGGACGCGAACTGGTCGGGCTGCGCCCCCAGCAGATATGGCGCCAGGGCGTGGGCCGCACTTTCCAGACAGCGGCCACCTTTCGTTCGATGAGCGCCCGGGAAAACGTGCAGACTGCCCTGTTGGCGCGTGATCGCCGCCTGTTCGACGGCTGGCGCCGCGCCGACCGCCACGGCGCCGACGAAGCCCTGGCGCTGCTGGAACAGGTCGGCATGGCCAGCCAGGCGCAACGCCCGTGTGGGGAACTGGCCTATGGCGACGTCAAGCGCGTCGAACTGGCAATGGCCCTGGCGCACGCGCCGCGCCTGCTGCTCATGGACGAGCCCACCGCGGGCATGGCCGCCGCCGAGCGCCACGCGCTGATGCGCCTGACCCGCAGCCTGGCCGACACGCGCGGCATCGCCGTACTGTTTACCGAGCACAGCCTGGACGTGGTGTTCCAGCATGCCGACCGCATCGTGGTGCTGGTGCGCGGCCAGGTGCTGGCCGACGACGCGCCAGCCGCCATTGCCGCCGACGCCCGCGTCAAGGCCGCTTACCTGGGCAGCGAACCGGTCGACGCGGGCGCCTGA
- the rpmB gene encoding 50S ribosomal protein L28, translating into MARVCQVTGKGPMTGNNVSHANNKTKRRFLPNLQSRRFWVESENRWVRLRVSAKAIRIIDKNGIDAVLADLRARGELA; encoded by the coding sequence ATGGCACGCGTATGCCAAGTTACTGGCAAAGGCCCGATGACGGGCAACAACGTCTCGCACGCCAACAACAAGACCAAGCGTCGTTTCCTGCCCAACCTGCAATCGCGCCGGTTCTGGGTTGAAAGCGAAAACCGCTGGGTTCGCCTGCGTGTTTCCGCCAAGGCCATCCGCATCATCGACAAGAACGGCATCGACGCCGTCCTGGCCGACCTGCGCGCCCGTGGCGAACTGGCCTGA